In Nematostella vectensis chromosome 12, jaNemVect1.1, whole genome shotgun sequence, the genomic window CGTTTACTTGCTGCTGGTGTACTTGGTGACGGCCTTGGTTCCCTCGCTCACGGCGTGCTTGGCCAGCTCACCGGGAAGGAGCAGACGAACGGCCGTCTGGATTTCCCTGCTCGTGATGGTGGACTTCTTGTTGTTATGACAATGTCTGGTCGTGGTAAAGGCAAAGCCAAGGGCACCAAGTCCAAGACCCGCTCATCCCGTGCAGGGCTTCAGTTCCCCGTCGGTCGTATCCACCGTCATCTGCGCAAAGGCAACTACGCCGAGCGTGTTGGTGCTGGCGCTCCGGTCTACATGGCCGCCGTGCTCGAGTACCTGAGCGCTGAGATCCTCGAGTTGGCCGGCAACGCTGCCCGCGACAACAAGAAGACCAGGATCATCCCCCGTCACTTGCAG contains:
- the LOC5520527 gene encoding histone H2A: MRRSDFCVIWVAPKRAVVRFVQHGLRRLLAAGVLGDGLGSLAHGVLGQLTGKEQTNGRLDFPARDGGLLVVMTMSGRGKGKAKGTKSKTRSSRAGLQFPVGRIHRHLRKGNYAERVGAGAPVYMAAVLEYLSAEILELAGNAARDNKKTRIIPRHLQLAVRNDEELNRLLHGVTIAQGGVLPNIQAVLLPKKTEKKAKA